The genomic window GAGAACACGGCCCACTGCTTCTTCGAACACGTCTACTTCGCCCGGCCCGACAGCGTCATCGACGAGACGCTGGTCTACGAGGCCCGCCGGAACCTCGGGCGCAAGCTCTGGGCGGAGAGCGGCGTCGAGACCGACGTCGTGATGCCCGTTCCCGACTCCGGACGCGCCTTCGCCTCGGGCTACGCCGACGCCGCGAGCGAGACGACCGCCGACGGCGAGCCCCGCGATTCCGCGGACGAGGGCGTCGAGTTCGCCGAGGGGCTGATGAAGAACCGCTACGTCGGTCGGACGTTCATCATGCCCACTCAGGACGAGCGCGAACGAGCGGTCCGACTCAAGCTCAACCCCATCAAATCGACGATCGAGGGCAAGACCGTCACGGTCATCGACGACTCGATCGTCCGCGGGACGACCTCGACGCAACTGGTCCAACTGCTCAAGGACTGCGGCGCCGAGGAGGTCCACGTCCGGATCGGCGCCCCGGCGATCGTCGCCCCCTGTTACATGGGGATCGACATGGCCACCCGTGAGGAACTCATCGCGTCAGACAAGTCGACCGACGAGATCCGCGACGAGATCCAGGCCGACAGCCTCGCCTATCTCTCGACCGACGCCGTCGCCGACGTCCTCGGGAAAGAGCGACTCGACCTCTGTCTGGGCTGTGTCACCGGCGAGTACCCCTACGACATCGAGGGCGAGGAGACCGACCGCGACGTCTCCCGGCCGGATATCGGCGGCCAGCGGCTTCCAGCAGACGACTAGAACCAACCTTTTGCGCTGCGTGCGGTCGCTTCGCGACCGCACTCGGCAAAACGTTGATGAAAAGCACTCCTCCCTCCGTTCCGGTCCCTCTGGGACCTTCACATCGGTCGTCGGCCCGCTCGCTCGTTTCACTCGCTCGCGGATCTACCGGTGTCCTCGACCGATTCCTCGCCTATCGCTCTCTCAGTAGACCACGTGCAACAGCACGTAGACGACGATCCCCAGCGAGAAGGAGATCAGCCACAGGCTCGCAGCGACCCGGCCGACTCGAGCGTGGTTCGTCCGGTAGAGTTCGTCGATCGGATACGCGCCGGCGAGCAGCAGCGCGTAGTAGACCAGCGGCACGCAGACGATCGCGAGGAAGATGTGGATCGCGAGGACCGGATAGTAGACGAACTGTTTGATCGTTTCGGGACCGGGGAACGGCTGCGGGCCGCCGGTGGCGACCAGTCGGTAGAGGTAGAACGTCAGGAAGGCCGCGAACAGGAGGAACGAGGTGACCATAGCGACGCGGTGACGGCCGACGTTCCCGCGGCGGATCGCCCGCCAGCCGACCGTGATGGTCCCGATCGCCGTCACACTGATGAGCGCATTGAGTAGGGGGATCGACTCGAGGATCCACTCCGGCGCGGTCGGTACCGTCGACTGCGGGATGCGGCCGCCCGCGGCCGCGAAGACGATCGCGAGCGAGACGACGCTCAGGACGGCCGTCAGGATATTGACGCGCTCTCGAGGGACGTATTCCATATCTCGAGATTCGACTGTGCGGGGAAAGTGGTTACTGACTCTCGTTGGGGGCAGTGAATCTTGCGTCTGCGACGTCGTAGCACCTCACGAAGAGTCGCTCGTACACCTGTAGAACCGTCGGATAACGCTCTCGCTGTTTGGTGTAACGTTCCTCAGAAGTTATGCGTGGGTGATGTCCGCGAAGGGAAATCACCTGCATCGTTGCGCTCGGCGATTACATCGCCTCGCGTTTCGCGGCGCGGAGCGCCGCGCATGCGATGCGTGGGACCGGATTCGAACCGGCGGACCCCTACGGGACAGCGCCCTCAACGCTGCGCCGTTGGCCTGGCTTGGCTACCCACGCTCGCGGTGTCTTTGTCTTACTGCACTCAACCGTATCCATCGGTATTACAAAAGCCCTTTCTTTTTCTCCCGGCCTGCGCCGAGGTCACACGGGACTGAGTGCGTTCGAGGCGGTGATTTGAAATGCTCGAGTTGCCAAAAGGTACCATGGCTAAGTATTCGACCGGTTCGTCCTCCGGCGGCGGCGGGACGACCTGCGAACTCTGCGGTGCCGAGAGCGACTCGCTCCGACTGGCGACCGTCGCGGGCGCCGAACTCGAGGTCTGTCCGGACTGTGCGCCCCACGACGACACCCAGCAGCGCTCGGGGTCCAGTCGCGGCTCCCGAGACCAGGGGCAGAGCGACTCGAGCGACGAGCCGAATCGCAAGCAGAAGGCCGCCCAGAACGTCGCCAAGGCCAACCCGGTCTGGGACGGCGACTCCGAACACTGGGAGCGGGAGGGGACGAACTACGACGACGATCCGCTGCCGTATCTCGTCTCCGGCTACGGCGAGAAACTGGAGGCGGCGCGCCAGGACGCCGGCCTGCAGCGCGAGGAACTCGCCGAGGAACTCGGCGCGCGCGAGAAGGACCTCCTCGCAGTCGAACAGGGACGGGCGGCCCAGGACGGCGTCGGCGGCGGCCTGATCGAGGCCCTCGAGGAGCGACTGGACGTGACGCTGTCCGAGTGAGGCAGTCGCCGTTCGGAACGCGTACTCGCGATCCGGCAGACTATCTCGGCAAGCAGACTTTTCATAGCTGACGAGAGAGTGGACTCAATGACCGGACAACGGGCAGCCGGGGAGCCCTACACCACGCGGTTCGAAACCGAGGTGACGTCCATCGACGGTCGCACGGTCTGGCTCGAGACGAGCTACTTCTACGGCGCGAGCGACGGCCAGCCGGCCGACCGCGGCACCATCGGCGACGCAGCCGTCACCGACGTGCGACTGGTCGACGGCGAGCAGGTCCACGTGCTCGCCGAGGAGCCGTCGTTCAGGGTTGGCCAGCGGGTGCTCTGTTCGATCGACTGGTCGTTTCGCATGTACTGCATGCGCGCGCACACGGCCGGTCACGTCTGCTACGGCGCTGCCAGGCGTTGTCTCGAGTCCCCGGGGTACGCCGGCCTCGCGATCGGCGAGGAGACGGTCGGGGTCGACCTCGAGACGGCGCCGCTCGACGACGAGAAACTGATCGAACTCGACGAGTTGATCAATCGGACCGTCTGGGAGTCCAGGCCGGTCTCCTGGGAGAGCGTTCCCGTCGCGACGGCGCGCGAGCGCGGCGACGTCGTCTTCGACGAGGAGCGCTCCCGAACGGCCGTCGAAAAGGGCCGCGTCCGCGTCGTGACGATCGGCGACGAGAACGACACCGGCCACGGGATGACGAGCGGGAGCGCGGGAGAGCCCTGGGACGTCGCGGCCTGCGGCGGGACCCACGTCCGGAACACCCGCGAGGTCGGCCCCGTCACGGTGCTCGGCTGCTCGAGCCCCGCCGAGGGAATCCGCCGAATCGAGTTCGCCGTCGGCCCGCGGGCGATCGACCGACGGACCGCCGAGAAGCGGGCCGCCTTCGCCGCGACGTCGGCGCTGGACGTCGATCTCGAGGACGTCGGCGACGAACTCGAACGCGCCTGAGACCCGGCGACGCTTGCAGGCAGGGACGGGCGATCGTTGCAAGCACGGGCTTCTTTCCGCCGGATTTCGAATCGGTATGCAGTTACAACTCGCGGCTTGCTCACGGAAGGTAGAAACTATTACTATCTTCGAAGTGAATTTACAACCATGGGAGTCGATTACTCACAGCTACACGATCCGAACGCCGAGTACACGATGCGCGAACTCTCGGCAGAGACGATGGGTGTCACTCGCGAGCGCGGGGGCGGCCGCGACGTCGAGATCACGGACATCCAGACGACGATGGTCGACGGCAACTTCCCGTGGAACCTCGTGCGGATCTACACCGACGCGGGAATCGTCGGCACCGGCGAGGCCTACTGGGGCGCCGGCGTCCCGGAACTGATCGAGCGGATGACGCCGTTCCTCGTCGGCGAGAACCCGCTGGACATCGACCGCCTGACCGAGCACCTCGTCCAGAAGATGTCCGGCGAGGGCTCGATCGGCGGCGTCACCGTCACCGCGATCGCGGGCATCGAGGTCGCGCTGCACGATCTGGCGGGCAAGATCCTCGAGGTGCCGGCCTACCAGCTGCTGGGCGGGAAGTACCGCGACGAGATGCGGGTCTACTGCGACTGTCACACCGAGGACGAGGCCGATCCCGAGGCCTGCGCCGACGAGGCCGAACGCGTCGTCGAGGAGCTGGGCTACGACGCCCTGAAGTTCGACCTCGACGTCCCCTCGGGCCACGAGAAGGACCGCGCGAATCGCCACCTCCGCGAGCCCGAGATCGAGCACAAGGCCGAGATCGTCGAGCGGGTCACCGAGCGCGTCGGCGACCGCGCCGACGTCGCCTTCGACTGTCACTGGACGTTCTCCGGCGGCAGCGCGAAGCGCCTCGCGAAGCGCTTAGAGGACTACGACGTCTGGTGGCTCGAGGACCCCGTCCCGCCGGAGAACCACGACGTGCAGACGGAGGTCACGCAGTCGACGTCGACGCCGATCACCGTCGGCGAGAACGTCTACCGGAAACACGGCCAGCGCCGCCTGCTCGAGGAGCAGGCCGTCGATATCATCGCCCCGGACATGCCCAAGGTCGGTGGGATGCGCGAGACGCGAAAGATCGCCGATCTCGCGGACATGTACTACGTGCCCGTCGCGATGCACAACGTCTCCTCGCCCGTGGCGACGGTCGCCAGCGCCCACGTCGGCGCGGCGATCCCGAACTCGCTGGCCGTCGAGTACCACTCCTACGAGCTCGACTGGTGGGCGGACCTCGTCGAGGAAGACGTCATCGAGGACGGGTACATCGAGATCCCCGAGGAACCGGGGCTCGGCGTGACGCTCGATATGGACGCCGTCGAGGAGCACATGGTCGAGGGCGAGGAGTTGTTCGACGAGGCGTAAGCCGCGTCGAGCTCGGAAGGCGAGCATCGCGAGTCTTCCGTTGTTCGACGAGGCGTAAGCCGATGTCAAGTCAGCAAATCTTCGATTTGCGTTGTTTGACGAAGCGTAAGCCGACGACCCTCCCGTCCCGACCTGTCCTCGAGAGTAGCGACCGACGACCGACCCCGCCGCAACCGTGGTGTGCTATCGCACCGCGAGTTCGTCCTCCGGCCCGGAAGACGGCCTCTGGGCCGTCGGTTCCCACAGCGGCGAACTCTCGTCGCGCTCGGCGGCCGAACGATCGGCTCACGCCGTATCGATCGCGACCGAATCGATCCTGTGACCGGACCGAGCATATTTCACACTGACCGCGCAATCCGTGACGTACTGAACACACATGGACGACGACGAGCTCGCGGACCTGCTCGAGCGATTCGGCCTCTCGGAGACGGAGACCGACACCTATCTCGCGATCCTCGAACGCGGGGAGTCGAAAGCGAGTACCATCGCCGACGCCGCCGACGTCTCCAAGCGCTACGTCTATAGCATCAGCGAGGAACTCGAGGAGCGCGGGTTCGTCGAGGTCGACGACCACGCGGTGCCGACGGTGATCCGACCCGTCGAGCCCGAGACGGTCGTCGAGCGGCTCACGCGCAGCGTCGAGGAGATCGAACCGGAACTCGAGTCGCGGTTCACGGCGACGGAGCGCTCCG from Haloterrigena sp. KLK7 includes these protein-coding regions:
- the purF gene encoding amidophosphoribosyltransferase, translating into MTEKCGVVGVSLDGRDAARPLYYALYALQHRGQESAGIVTHDGFQQHSHVEMGLVGDVFDEDDLDMLNGAAGIGHVRYPTAGSVDSCCAQPFSVSFKSGSLGLSHNGNLVNADEIRDELAGAGHAFTSDGDTEVIAHDLARNLLEEDLVRAVKHTMQRIHGSYSLTISHDDTILGVRDPQGNRPLCIGKLEDGYILASESAAIDTLDGELVRDVRPGELVVLQDDGQGFDSYQLVEKENTAHCFFEHVYFARPDSVIDETLVYEARRNLGRKLWAESGVETDVVMPVPDSGRAFASGYADAASETTADGEPRDSADEGVEFAEGLMKNRYVGRTFIMPTQDERERAVRLKLNPIKSTIEGKTVTVIDDSIVRGTTSTQLVQLLKDCGAEEVHVRIGAPAIVAPCYMGIDMATREELIASDKSTDEIRDEIQADSLAYLSTDAVADVLGKERLDLCLGCVTGEYPYDIEGEETDRDVSRPDIGGQRLPADD
- a CDS encoding DUF420 domain-containing protein, producing the protein MEYVPRERVNILTAVLSVVSLAIVFAAAGGRIPQSTVPTAPEWILESIPLLNALISVTAIGTITVGWRAIRRGNVGRHRVAMVTSFLLFAAFLTFYLYRLVATGGPQPFPGPETIKQFVYYPVLAIHIFLAIVCVPLVYYALLLAGAYPIDELYRTNHARVGRVAASLWLISFSLGIVVYVLLHVVY
- a CDS encoding multiprotein-bridging factor 1 family protein codes for the protein MAKYSTGSSSGGGGTTCELCGAESDSLRLATVAGAELEVCPDCAPHDDTQQRSGSSRGSRDQGQSDSSDEPNRKQKAAQNVAKANPVWDGDSEHWEREGTNYDDDPLPYLVSGYGEKLEAARQDAGLQREELAEELGAREKDLLAVEQGRAAQDGVGGGLIEALEERLDVTLSE
- a CDS encoding alanyl-tRNA editing protein, translating into MTGQRAAGEPYTTRFETEVTSIDGRTVWLETSYFYGASDGQPADRGTIGDAAVTDVRLVDGEQVHVLAEEPSFRVGQRVLCSIDWSFRMYCMRAHTAGHVCYGAARRCLESPGYAGLAIGEETVGVDLETAPLDDEKLIELDELINRTVWESRPVSWESVPVATARERGDVVFDEERSRTAVEKGRVRVVTIGDENDTGHGMTSGSAGEPWDVAACGGTHVRNTREVGPVTVLGCSSPAEGIRRIEFAVGPRAIDRRTAEKRAAFAATSALDVDLEDVGDELERA
- a CDS encoding mandelate racemase/muconate lactonizing enzyme family protein, whose translation is MGVDYSQLHDPNAEYTMRELSAETMGVTRERGGGRDVEITDIQTTMVDGNFPWNLVRIYTDAGIVGTGEAYWGAGVPELIERMTPFLVGENPLDIDRLTEHLVQKMSGEGSIGGVTVTAIAGIEVALHDLAGKILEVPAYQLLGGKYRDEMRVYCDCHTEDEADPEACADEAERVVEELGYDALKFDLDVPSGHEKDRANRHLREPEIEHKAEIVERVTERVGDRADVAFDCHWTFSGGSAKRLAKRLEDYDVWWLEDPVPPENHDVQTEVTQSTSTPITVGENVYRKHGQRRLLEEQAVDIIAPDMPKVGGMRETRKIADLADMYYVPVAMHNVSSPVATVASAHVGAAIPNSLAVEYHSYELDWWADLVEEDVIEDGYIEIPEEPGLGVTLDMDAVEEHMVEGEELFDEA